CGTCAGAAAAAGAATGAATTAAAAGAACAAACCAACCAGAAAACCAAAGATCTGAAAAACAAATCAGAAAAAAATGCGGTAGAACAAAAACAATCAACGGAAAATCAAAAAACAAACATCAGTAATGGGATATTTGGACCAAAGAACAATCCAAAATCTGTTAGCGAAAATGAGAAGATCGCGTCAGAAAAAGTTCCTGCTGATATTGAAACAGACAATCCAGAAGAATTGATTTACACAAAGAAACGAACAAAAAAGAAAAAATATGAGCCAAAACAAGAGCTGCCAAAACTTAACCAGCCAAATGAGACAGCGACGGATGTACAGCAAAAAAATCCCGATGAATTTATTGAGACTGATCCAACGTATAAAAAGAAACAACGAAGGAAATTTGTATTGATTGGTTTAGGAACTCTAGCATCAGTGCTATTACTTTATTTTGGTTATTTTCAAATGACTCATGTAAAAGTACCTGATTTTGAAGGAAAAGAATTGTCTGAAGTGCGTGAATGGACAACTGAAAATGGTGTGAAACTACAAGTTGACCAAAAATATGACTTTAAGAGAACGGCTAATTTGATTATTCACCAATCAGTAAAAAATCAAAAAATCAAAAAAGGAAAAGAATTAGTTGTTGATGCGAGCATGGGGCCTGATCCACAAGAGATCGTTGCTTTGCCAGAATTTAAAAGCATGAAACTAAACGATGCAAAAAAATGGGTGACGGAACACAAAGCTGACAATTTAGCGATTATTGAAGAATACAGTGATACCGTAGCAGCAAGTGATTTCATTAAATTTGAAATGACAAACAAAGACGTCAAAATTGAAAGTTACAAACGCAAAGACAAAGCAAAAGTCTATTTTTCTAAAGGAAAAGAAGTTTTCCAAAAAGATATATCTATGCCTGACTTTGCAGGGAAATCAAAAGAAGAAGCCACAGAATGGGCTAAGAAAAATGAAATTTCATTAAAAGTAGAGGAGTCTGATTCAGATAAAGTTGAAAATGGCAAAGTGATTTCTCAAAGTGTGGGCAAAGATACAAAAGTAGCTAAAAAAGACTCTATGAGTATTACTGTTTCAACAGGAAAAGCAATTGTGGTGCCAGATTTTTCTCAATTTACTTCAGAAGAAGCTGAATCAAAAGCAAATGGTCTGCAACTTCAGGTGAAACAAGTATTCAATGACACAGTTCCTTATGGACATTTTATCAGTCAATCTGTTGAAGTTGGGAAAAAATATACAGAAAAAGATGAGAAACCAGTGATTCAGGTTGTTTATTCATCTGGCAAGCCTTATATTAAGGACTTACGTGACAATACTCTAGAAGGTGACCTTCAAAAAATCTTTTATGATGAATACCAATCTAAAGGAGCAAACATTACCTATCAAGTGTACTATGTTGATTCAACAGTCACTAAAGGAACCGTTGTTAAGATGAGTAAATACAATGAATTTGTTCCAGTTGATTCTGTTGTTCAAATTGGCATTAGCAAAGGGAACTTAAAACCAGAAGATAATAAAAATACTGAAAAAGCAGAGTAACCAGATAAATAAAGCTGAGTCTTTACTTTTGAAGAATTAAACGACTATTGTTCAACTATATACTCAAATTTAAAGTGTGGAGCAAACTACTTTTTTAAGTTTGCCCCACTTTTTCTTATTATATTTGGTTTTTCTATAAGTAGACTAAGCGTTGAAATCAAGCTAAACGTTTATGATTTTTAGCAAAATTATTAAATAATCTAGAAAATAGTTCTATTTGCATAGGCATTTCAGGAAGATATTGCTATAATAGTCTAGACAGATTTTGGATTGGAGGGAAAAATATGTTACGTTTTTTTCCACAGAAGAATAAATATATACAACAAGAGAGTGCCTTTACTTTTGATTCTGAAGGTGCAATTCCTAAACATGTTGCAGTTATTATGGATGGCAATGGACGATGGGCACAAAACCGTCGTTTACCAAGAATAGCTGGTCATAAAGAAGGAATGAATACTGTAAAAAAAGTCACGAAACATGCAAATAAACTAGGAATTAAAGTTCTAACATTGTATGCATTTTCTACTGAAAATTGGAAACGACCTTCTGATGAAGTAAGCTTTTTAATGCAATTGCCCGTTGATTTTTTTGATACGTTTGTTCCGGAATTGATCAAAGAAAACGTAAAAGTGCATGTTATGGGCTATAAAGAATTTTTACCAGCGCACACACAAGATGCAGTAGAACGTGCGATGGAACAAACAAAAAACAATACTGGAATGATTTTAAATTTTGCTTTAAACTATGGATCAAGAGCAGAGATTATTACAGCTGTAAAAGAAATTGCCGAAAAAACAATAGATAAACAGTTTACACCAGAAGAGATTACAGAAGAAACAATTGCTAATCATTTGATGACTGGTTTTTTACCAGAGGATTTAAGAGATCCTGAATTATTGATTCGTACGAGTGGGGAAGAGCGAATCAGCAATTTCTTACTTTGGCAAATTGCTTATAGTGAGTTATTTTTCACAGATGCTTTGTGGCCTGATTTTAACGATCAATTGTTGGAAAGTGCACTGGCATCGTTTCAAAATAGAAATCGTCGTTTTGGCGGTTTGAAAGAAACAGAGGAGGAAGACAAATGAGACAGCGCGTTATTACAGCGGCCGTAGCATTAGTTGTTTTTATACCGATTATTTGGTACGGTGGTTTTGTAATTGAGTTAGCGGCAGCTTTGCTTGCGGTGGTTGGCGTTTATGAACTATTTAGAATGAAAGGGTTAGAAATTGCTAGTTTTGAAGGCGTTCTTTCTGCGTTAGGAGCAGTATTTTTAGTTTTACCAAAAGATCGGTGGTTTTTCTTTTTACCAGAAAAAGCGGATAATTTTATTTTATTTTATCTAACCGTTATGATTTTGTTAGGCGGTTTAGTTGCTTCAAAAAATATGTACACGATCTCTCAAGCTGGCTTTCCAGTGATTACTAGTTTATATGTTGGTGTAGGCTTTCAAAACTTTGTAAGTGCTAGGCACACTGGATTTGTGGTTTTACTGTATGCTTTGCTTGTTGTGTGGTCTACAGACATCGGTGCTTACTTTATTGGCAAACGCTTTGGCAAACGAAAACTTTGGCCAGAAGTGTCACCAAACAAAACGATTGAAGGATCTTTAGGCGGCATTCTTTCTGCGGTTGTAGTGTCATTAATATTTTTATTACTTACGCCAAATAAAGAATTATTCATTTATAATTTACCAATCATGTTACTAATAACTGTAGTATTTTCAATTGTGGGACAATTTGGTGATTTAGTTGAATCATCCATCAAACGTCATTATGAAGTGAAAGATTCTGGAAATATATTGCCAGGTCATGGCGGCATTTTAGATCGTTTTGACAGCTTACTTTTTGTTTTTCCAATCATGCATTTATTCGGATTATTTTAATTTCTAAACAAGAAGGGAAGGTGGAAAAACTCTGAATGTTCAGGGTTTTTCTTTTTACTATGAAAAAAATTGCATTATTAGGCGCTACAGGTTCGATTGGCACTAACACAGTCGATGTTGCCTTAGCTTATCCAGAGTTGTTTCAAATCATTTCACTTACTTTTCATATGAACAGTGAAAAAGGAGCAGCCTTGATTGAACAATTAAAACCTAAATATGTAGGTGTAGGTTCAGAGGCAATCAAAGAAGAATTGTCTCAACGATTTCCAGAAGTTATGTTTGGTGTTGGACAAGAAGGGTTGGTTGAGGCAGCAACGTTTGAAAGTGTCGATGTTGTACTAACAGCCGTATCAGGAAGTGTAGGACTGAAACCAACTATGGCAGCAATTGAAGCAGGTAAGGATATTGCTTTAGCCAATAAGGAAACATTGGTTATGGCAGGAAAATGGGTCATGGAAGCGGCAAAGAAAAAGAATGTCAGTATTTTACCCGTAGACAGTGAGCACTCCGCTATTTTCCAATGTTTAGAAGGGCAAAAATCAGGGAATTTAAAAGAATTAGTCATAACAGCCTCTGGTGGAAGTTTTCGAGAGTTGAGTCGTGAAGAATTAAAATCAGTTACGTTGGAACAAGCATTGAAACATCCAAATTGGTCAATGGGAAAAAAAATTACAATAGATTCTTCAACAATGATGAATAAAGGGTTAGAAGTTATTGAAGCCCATTGGTTATTTGGCGTAGATTATGATAAAATAAAAGTTGTTTTACATAAAGAAAGTATTGTACACTCAATGATTGTCTTAAAAGATGGAGCTTACTTGGCTCAGCTTGGACCTAGTGATATGCGTGAGCCAATACAATATGCATTGACTTATCCTGAGAGACGACCAATTAAAAATGAAAAACCGTTTGATTTAACACAAATCAGTCAATTGAATTTTGACGTGATGGACTTTAAACGTTTTCCGATGTTGGCCTTAGCATTTGATGTAGGTCAAAAAGGTGGGGCATATCCTACTGTTTATAATGCGGCGAATGAAATTGCAGCAGCAGCCTTTATTGATGGGAAAATTTCCTATCTGCAAATTGAGTACTTTGTAGAAAAAGCAGTACAGAACTATAGTGAAACTAACGAAGTCACTTTAGAAGAAGTGATCGCAATCGATAAACAAACTAGAACTATCGTAGAAAGATGGATTAAGGAAGAAGGTCGTTTATGAAAACAATCATTACATTTATTATTGTCTTTGGGATTTTGGTCCTTGTACATGAATTTGGGCATTTCTTCTTCGCAAAACGTGCAGGTATTTTAGTACGAGAATTTGCGATTGGCATGGGGCCAAAGATTTTTGCTCATCAAGGAAAAGACGGTACAGCCTATACAATACGTATTTTGCCTATTGGCGGTTATGTAAGAATGGCTGGTATGGGAGAAGACGAGACAGAGCTTGCTCCTGGTATGACCCTTTCTGTTGAGCTAAATGAGCAGGAAGAAATTATAAAAATCAATACAAGTAAAAAGGTTCAGTTAACCAACAGTATTCCAATGGAGATGTTGGAAGCAGATTTGGAAAAAGAGTTATTCATAAAAGGATATGTCAATGG
The DNA window shown above is from Enterococcus sp. 4G2_DIV0659 and carries:
- a CDS encoding isoprenyl transferase gives rise to the protein MLRFFPQKNKYIQQESAFTFDSEGAIPKHVAVIMDGNGRWAQNRRLPRIAGHKEGMNTVKKVTKHANKLGIKVLTLYAFSTENWKRPSDEVSFLMQLPVDFFDTFVPELIKENVKVHVMGYKEFLPAHTQDAVERAMEQTKNNTGMILNFALNYGSRAEIITAVKEIAEKTIDKQFTPEEITEETIANHLMTGFLPEDLRDPELLIRTSGEERISNFLLWQIAYSELFFTDALWPDFNDQLLESALASFQNRNRRFGGLKETEEEDK
- a CDS encoding PASTA domain-containing protein, producing MSDFLSNFSGDNYNKTRQKKNELKEQTNQKTKDLKNKSEKNAVEQKQSTENQKTNISNGIFGPKNNPKSVSENEKIASEKVPADIETDNPEELIYTKKRTKKKKYEPKQELPKLNQPNETATDVQQKNPDEFIETDPTYKKKQRRKFVLIGLGTLASVLLLYFGYFQMTHVKVPDFEGKELSEVREWTTENGVKLQVDQKYDFKRTANLIIHQSVKNQKIKKGKELVVDASMGPDPQEIVALPEFKSMKLNDAKKWVTEHKADNLAIIEEYSDTVAASDFIKFEMTNKDVKIESYKRKDKAKVYFSKGKEVFQKDISMPDFAGKSKEEATEWAKKNEISLKVEESDSDKVENGKVISQSVGKDTKVAKKDSMSITVSTGKAIVVPDFSQFTSEEAESKANGLQLQVKQVFNDTVPYGHFISQSVEVGKKYTEKDEKPVIQVVYSSGKPYIKDLRDNTLEGDLQKIFYDEYQSKGANITYQVYYVDSTVTKGTVVKMSKYNEFVPVDSVVQIGISKGNLKPEDNKNTEKAE
- a CDS encoding 1-deoxy-D-xylulose-5-phosphate reductoisomerase; the protein is MKKIALLGATGSIGTNTVDVALAYPELFQIISLTFHMNSEKGAALIEQLKPKYVGVGSEAIKEELSQRFPEVMFGVGQEGLVEAATFESVDVVLTAVSGSVGLKPTMAAIEAGKDIALANKETLVMAGKWVMEAAKKKNVSILPVDSEHSAIFQCLEGQKSGNLKELVITASGGSFRELSREELKSVTLEQALKHPNWSMGKKITIDSSTMMNKGLEVIEAHWLFGVDYDKIKVVLHKESIVHSMIVLKDGAYLAQLGPSDMREPIQYALTYPERRPIKNEKPFDLTQISQLNFDVMDFKRFPMLALAFDVGQKGGAYPTVYNAANEIAAAAFIDGKISYLQIEYFVEKAVQNYSETNEVTLEEVIAIDKQTRTIVERWIKEEGRL
- a CDS encoding phosphatidate cytidylyltransferase, which translates into the protein MRQRVITAAVALVVFIPIIWYGGFVIELAAALLAVVGVYELFRMKGLEIASFEGVLSALGAVFLVLPKDRWFFFLPEKADNFILFYLTVMILLGGLVASKNMYTISQAGFPVITSLYVGVGFQNFVSARHTGFVVLLYALLVVWSTDIGAYFIGKRFGKRKLWPEVSPNKTIEGSLGGILSAVVVSLIFLLLTPNKELFIYNLPIMLLITVVFSIVGQFGDLVESSIKRHYEVKDSGNILPGHGGILDRFDSLLFVFPIMHLFGLF